The following are encoded together in the Corticium candelabrum chromosome 1, ooCorCand1.1, whole genome shotgun sequence genome:
- the LOC134191932 gene encoding UTP--glucose-1-phosphate uridylyltransferase-like isoform X1, with the protein MEFQPVIMAAGSGSRMFPLTETIPKALLPVGNLPMIYYPVNMIEKAGFTDITIELRTHFHFIKKTKSLTDFFCHCQGAEENRNLCLQEGLTSVELTYVDNDITTEVMSFGFTPLRRLKSEVKFTLHHWITLLLCTYSTLLGRDPCWIRENGGY; encoded by the exons ATGGAGTTTCAACCGGTAATAATGGCGGCTGGAAGCGGATCTCGGATGTTTCCTTTGACTGAAACCATTCCAAAGGCTTTGCTTCCAGTCG GAAATCTGCCCATGATATACTATCCAGTGAATATGATAGAGAAAGCCGGCTTTACAG ACATCACAATTGAGTTGAGAACGCATTTCCACTTTATAAAGAAGACGAAGTCTTTAACTGATTTCTTTTGCCATTGTCAAGGAGCTGAGGAGAATAGAAATCTCTGTTTGCAGGAGGGTCTAACCAGCGTAGAACTGACATATGTAGACAATGACATAACCACTGAGGTTATGTCATTTGGTTTCACTCCTCTGAGAAGACTCAAGAGTGAAGTCAAATTTACTCTACACCATTGGATAACATTGCTGTTATG taCTTATTCGACTCTCTTGGGACGGgacccctgttggataagAGAAAATGGTGGATactga
- the LOC134193612 gene encoding translation initiation factor eIF-2B subunit gamma-like — translation MGTADTLRHLVALKKIVSDVLVISCDLVTDVPLHRLADTHRTQNSSLTMMLVSMINHNAEKDTLIGGKGGAKTKTGTEKGERDFIGLDQDGRLLFFAAEADLEEDIVLRKSLLARYPHITVCTMLVDAHLYLINKWVLDYLAESKTLSTVKGELVPYLIQKQFRRAKTNCEASLSIFELPEGQRRRSGSQLDIYSYASFNSIGHMALEVSTSGNTASTQRTLQRDEIRCYACVVDDGFCVRANTLASYDEANRQICRHLASVFPEGRDPSIHPTASIHQRSQVGSDSMVGEGVMIGERCSIKWSNIGKHSCISDRVKITNSVIMDYVTIKEGCNVQACIVCNNAHLGEGCVLKGCQVAQGFTVKERSKMY, via the exons ATGGGAACTGCTGACACTCTACGCCATCTAGTGGCACTGAAGAAGATAGTGTCAGATGTGTTGGTGATCAGCTGTGATTTGGTAACAGATGTTCCTCTTCATCGACTGGCTGACACCCACAGGACACAGAATTCTTCCCTTACAATGATGCTTGTGTCGATGATTAATCACAATGCTGAGAAGGATACACTAATTGGAGGAAAAGGTGGagcaaagacaaagacaggcaCTGAGAAAG GAGAGAGAGATTTTATAGGGTTGGATCAGGATGGTCGCTTGTTGTTTTTTGCAGCAGAGGCAGATCTTGAAGAAGACATTGTGTTAAGAAAATCTCTTTTAGCCCG GTATCCCCACATCACTGTTTGTACGATGCTTGTTGATGCTCATCTTTATTTAATCAACAAATGGGTTTTAGACTACTTGGCAGAGAGCAA GACACTAAGCACTGTAAAAGGGGAGTTGGTGCCTTATCTTATTCAGAAACAGTTTCGTCGAGCTAAGACAAACTGTGAGGCAAGCCTATCTATATTTGAATTGCCAGAAGGTCAGAGAAGAAGGAGTGGCTCACAGttag ATATTTACTCTTATGCATCATTCAACTCTATTGGACACATGGCGTTGGAAGTGTCAACTAGTGGCAACACTGCCTCAACGCAGAGGACTTTGCAAAGGGATGAGATTCGATGTTATGCCTGTGTGGTGGATGATGGATTTTGTGTAAGAGCTAATACTCTTGCTAGTTATGAtgaagcaaacagacaa ATTTGTCGTCATTTGGCATCTGTGTTCCCTGAGGGAAGAGACCCTTCTATTCATCCAACTGCATCTATTCACCAAAGGTCACAG GTAGGTTCTGATTCTATGGTGGGGGAGGGGGTAATGATTGGAGAACGATGTTCAATCAAGTGGTCAAACATTGGGAAACATAGCTGTATTTCTGATCGTGTCAAAATTACCAACTCCGTTATTATGGATTATGTGACTATTAAAGAAGG gTGTAACGTACAAGCATGCATTGTATGCAATAATGCACACCTTGGAGAAGGCTGTGTGTTGAAGGGATGTCAAGTTGCACAAGGATTTACAGTTAAAGAACGAAGTAAGATGTATTGA
- the LOC134190343 gene encoding jerky protein homolog-like — protein MSSDKDITKKTKRAHKTLTIEQKVAILDELGSASYSVLCERYGIGRSTISDIKRKESELRQYERKLTEMGTSRLAKTMKLSTYEELERAVFMWFRQTREKGIPVSGPLLQAKALQLHEKLKESSQEEDFGNFVASSGWLWRFCKRHCIRQLALQGEKLSADKPAADQFVLRFQAFVKDSDYSTEQIFNCDESGLYHKLLPQKTLAGHFERSADGRKTQKDRVTISACSNASGSIKLPLVLIGKSKNPRCFKNVNRDHLPVSYYNQSNAWVNTGIFSDWFHHKFVPVVQETLREKGLDDKAVLLLDNCSAHPNEEDLISADGKVIAKFLPPNVTSLIQPMDQGVLVSIKRRYRKKMLQDLILQNDRGVSIIDFVCGINMMEISDKVSASWDEITPRTIRLSWRKILPIYPDEGSQEPAGITESGESFEEPSSNLTPLFSALGYEMTSTEIEEWLMVDNLDPGYTHLDDDEIVTEVLAHGRDEETAADEDEMQSSDHDASTNQSGISHGSAFQMLSDCLTWFREQTEATQYSLSVLGSLRDLAAKKRLSTLEQTRVTDYFEK, from the coding sequence ATGTCGTCAGACAAAGATataacaaagaagacaaaacggGCTCACAAGACTCtaacaatagagcagaagGTAGCAATACTGGATGAACTGGGAAGTGCCTCCTattctgtgctgtgtgaacgATATGGAATCGGTCGAAGCACCATTAGCGATATCAAGAGGAAAGAGTCTGAACTGAGGCAATACGAAAGGAAGCTAACCGAAATGGGAACGAGTCGACTTGCCAAAACAATGAAGCTTTCTACTTACGAGGAGCTGGAGAGGGCTGTTTTCATGTGGTTTCGGCAGACGCGCGAGAAAGGCATTCCTGTATCAGGCCCACTACTACAAGCAAAGGCCTTGCAGCTTCACGAGAAATTAAAGGAGTCTTCTCAAGAAGAGGATTTCGGCAACTTTGTTGCCTCGTCTGGTTGGCTTTGGAGATTTTGTAAGCGTCATTGCATTAGACAGCTGGCCTTACAAGGAGAAAAGCTGTCTGCCGATAAACCAGCTGCTGATCAGTTTGTGTTACGTTTCCAAGCTTTTGTCAAGGATAGTGATTACAGCACTGAACAAATATTCAACTGTGACGAGTCAGGTTTGTACCATAAGCTGCTGCCTCAGAAAACGCTTGCTGGTCACTTTGAGAGGTCTGCTGATGGGCGCAAGACTCAAAAGGACCGTGTTACCATCAGTGCCTGCTCAAACGCGTCTGGTAGCATAAAACTACCCTTGGTCTTGATAGGTAAATCCAAGAATCCTCGTTGTTTCAAAAACGTCAATCGTGATCACTTGCCAGTGAGTTACTACAACCAGTCTAATGCTTGGGTGAACACAGGAATATTTTCTGACTGGTTCCATCATAAGTTTGTTCCTGTAGTGCAGGAAACGTTAAGGGAAAAGGGTTTGGATGATAAAGCTGTCCTTCTGCTTGACAACTGTTCTGCTCATCCGAATGAAGAAGACCTGATATCAGCAGATGGCAAAGTGATCGCAAAGTTCCTTCCACCGAATGTCACTTCGTTAATTCAACCCATGGATCAAGGTGTGCTAGTATCCATTAAACGCCGATACAGGAAAAAGATGCTTCAAGATCTTATTCTTCAAAATGATAGAGGTGTGTCAATCATTGACTTTGTTTGTGGAATCAACatgatggaaatttctgaTAAAGTTTCCGCTAGTTGGGATGAAATTACACCTAGAACAATTCGATTGTCTTGGAGAAAGATTCTACCCATTTATCCTGACGAAGGCAGTCAGGAACCTGCTGGCATCACAGAATCAGGAGAGTCATTTGAAGAGCCTTCTTCTAATTTGACCCCTCTCTTCTCTGCTTTGGGTTATGAAATGacttcaacagaaattgagGAGTGGTTAATGGTAGACAATTTGGATCCTGGTTACACTCATTTGGATGATGATGAAATTGTCACTGAAGTCTTGGCTCACGGTCGTGATGAAGAGACTgctgcagatgaagatgaaatgCAAAGTTCTGATCATGATGCAAGCACAAACCAGTCTGGCATCTCTCATGGCAGTGCATTTCAAATGCTCTCTGATTGTTTGACATGGTTTCGGGAACAGACAGAAGCAACTCAATACAGCTTGAGTGTTCTTGGGAGCCTACGTGACCTTGCAGCTAAAAAGAGACTAAGCACTCTTGAACAGACGCGGGTGACGGACTACTTTGAGAAATGA
- the LOC134191932 gene encoding uncharacterized protein LOC134191932 isoform X2, which translates to MYHGVSTGNLPMIYYPVNMIEKAGFTDITIELRTHFHFIKKTKSLTDFFCHCQGAEENRNLCLQEGLTSVELTYVDNDITTEVMSFGFTPLRRLKSEVKFTLHHWITLLLCTYSTLLGRDPCWIRENGGY; encoded by the exons ATGTATCATGGAGTTTCAACCG GAAATCTGCCCATGATATACTATCCAGTGAATATGATAGAGAAAGCCGGCTTTACAG ACATCACAATTGAGTTGAGAACGCATTTCCACTTTATAAAGAAGACGAAGTCTTTAACTGATTTCTTTTGCCATTGTCAAGGAGCTGAGGAGAATAGAAATCTCTGTTTGCAGGAGGGTCTAACCAGCGTAGAACTGACATATGTAGACAATGACATAACCACTGAGGTTATGTCATTTGGTTTCACTCCTCTGAGAAGACTCAAGAGTGAAGTCAAATTTACTCTACACCATTGGATAACATTGCTGTTATG taCTTATTCGACTCTCTTGGGACGGgacccctgttggataagAGAAAATGGTGGATactga